The genomic region CGGCGGCGGCCATCACGGCCAGGTGCTTGAGCAGCGGGTCCAGCCGGTTCCAGCGGGCCACCCGCCGCTCCAGGCGCACGTAGTCGAGGAGCACCCGGGGGTGGTGGCCGATCGCCCGTCCGGGTTCGAGCACCTTGCCGTAGGTGCGTCGGGAGTACCAGTCGCCCAGCCGGATCAGCAGGGTGCGCGGCGGGGTGAGCGAGATGCGGGCCATGGTGGTCGTCCTCCTCGGCGGGGCGCCCGGTCGGCGCCGTCACCGCAGAGGACAGACCACCCGGCCCGGTTGTGACACGCCCCGCTACTGCCGCGTTCCGCAGCCGGGGCAGAAGGCCGCGCCGGCCGGCACCGCGGCCTGGCAGGAGCGACAGGCGGCCGGGTCGCCCAGCCGGTATCCACAGCCTGTGCAGAACGTTCCGCCGTGCGTCTGCGCGCCGCACTGCGGGCAGACCAGCTGGCGCGGGGTGCTCACGTCGTAGCCGGCGCCGGTCTGCTGGCCGGCGTCGTAGGCGCGCTGGGTGACCTGGTCGTTCAGGCCGCGGTGACGGGCCGCCTCGGCCTCGGCGGCGGTGTCCGGCGCGCAGTCCAGGCAGAGGCCCTGGGCCGGGTTCCAGCACTGGTCGCAGACGTGCTTGGTGCACCGGGCGCAGCGGTGGAAGTGGCTCTGCGCGTTGGCGATCGCCCGCTCGAAGGCGGCGTCCCGGGCGCCACCCCAGCTGGCTCCCGCCAGGCCGTCGGCGGCGTTGCTGATGGTGCCGGCGTTGCCGCCGATCAGGTTCCAGGCGGCGCCCATGCCCTTGCCGATCCAGCCGGCCGCCCGACCGGTGGTGAAGGCCTCGAAGGGGGAGCGCCAGGTGTCGTAGCAGCGGCTGCAGTTGAACTCGAACTGGAAGCCGGCGCCGGTGCCGTACTGCTCGCACAGGTCACGGTAGTTGTTGGTGAAGTAGATCTCGCCGCTCACGGCTGAAACCCCCCAGGTCTGTGGTGTGTGGCCCGAGCCGTACGACGCGGGCCGCCCGTGGGCGGTTCTGCCCGGTGAGATGATATTCAGGCCGGATGGCCCGGCACATCCGGCATCTTGCTGCGGCCGGTTGTGCGCGGGCATGGCAAAGCCCCCGACGTGCCGTCGTTCGACGGGGCGTCAGGGGCTTCGCAAGCCTGTGG from Kitasatospora azatica KCTC 9699 harbors:
- a CDS encoding zinc ribbon domain-containing protein gives rise to the protein MSGEIYFTNNYRDLCEQYGTGAGFQFEFNCSRCYDTWRSPFEAFTTGRAAGWIGKGMGAAWNLIGGNAGTISNAADGLAGASWGGARDAAFERAIANAQSHFHRCARCTKHVCDQCWNPAQGLCLDCAPDTAAEAEAARHRGLNDQVTQRAYDAGQQTGAGYDVSTPRQLVCPQCGAQTHGGTFCTGCGYRLGDPAACRSCQAAVPAGAAFCPGCGTRQ